A region from the Mycobacterium heidelbergense genome encodes:
- a CDS encoding hydrogen peroxide-inducible genes activator codes for MTDKIYQPTVAGLRAFVAVAERQHFSGAATTLGVSQSTLSQALAALEAGLGTQLVERSTRRVFLTAEGEQLLPRALAAVDAVDAFTAAAAGASDPLQASMRLGLIPTVAPYVLPTVLAGLARQLPSLTLRVVEDQTERLLAVLRDGALDAALIALPADAAGVTAIPIYDEDFVLALPPEHPLSGKRRVPATALAELPLLLLDEGHCLRDQALDVCHKAGVRAELANTRAASLATAVQCVSGGLGVTLIPQSAVPVEAARSRLGLARFAAPRPGRRIGLVFRSSSGRDESYRHLAATIGELICAEHQVRPVR; via the coding sequence ATGACCGATAAGATCTATCAGCCCACCGTTGCCGGGCTTCGCGCGTTCGTCGCGGTGGCCGAGAGGCAGCATTTCAGCGGCGCCGCAACGACTCTCGGCGTGAGCCAGTCGACCTTGTCGCAGGCGCTGGCGGCCCTGGAGGCGGGCCTGGGCACCCAGCTGGTCGAGAGGTCGACGCGGCGTGTCTTCTTGACAGCGGAGGGCGAACAGCTTCTGCCGCGCGCCCTGGCCGCGGTCGACGCGGTCGACGCGTTCACTGCCGCCGCGGCGGGCGCGTCGGATCCGCTGCAGGCCAGCATGCGCCTGGGTTTGATTCCCACCGTGGCGCCCTATGTGCTGCCGACCGTCCTGGCGGGGCTCGCCCGGCAACTGCCCTCGCTGACCTTGCGGGTGGTCGAGGACCAAACCGAACGGCTGCTGGCGGTCCTGCGCGACGGGGCGCTGGATGCGGCGCTGATCGCGTTGCCGGCCGATGCGGCCGGGGTGACCGCGATCCCGATCTACGACGAGGATTTCGTGCTCGCGCTGCCGCCCGAGCACCCGCTGTCGGGCAAACGTCGGGTGCCGGCGACGGCGCTGGCCGAGCTCCCGCTGCTGTTGTTGGACGAGGGCCACTGCCTGCGCGACCAGGCGCTGGACGTCTGCCACAAGGCCGGCGTGCGGGCGGAGCTCGCCAACACCCGCGCGGCCTCGCTGGCGACGGCGGTGCAGTGCGTCAGCGGCGGGCTGGGGGTAACGCTGATCCCGCAGAGCGCGGTGCCGGTCGAGGCCGCCAGGAGCCGGCTCGGGCTCGCGCGGTTCGCCGCACCCCGCCCGGGACGGCGGATCGGCCTGGTGTTTCGCTCGTCGAGCGGTCGCGACGAGTCCTACCGGCACCTGGCCGCGACGATCGGCGAATTGATCTGCGCCGAACACCAGGTACGCCCGGTCAGGTAG
- a CDS encoding peroxiredoxin codes for MSLLTIGDQFPAYRLTALIGGDLSKVDAKQPGDYFTTLTSDDHEGKWRVVFFWPKDFTFVCPTEIAAFGKLNDEFEDRDAQILGVSIDSEFVHFQWRAQHEDLKQLPFPMLSDIKRELSLATGVLNGDGVADRVTFIVDPNNEIQFVSATAGSVGRNVDEVLRVLDALQSDELCACNWRKGDPTIDAGELLKASA; via the coding sequence ATGTCCCTGCTGACCATCGGCGACCAATTCCCCGCCTACCGGCTGACCGCGCTGATCGGTGGCGACCTGTCGAAGGTCGACGCCAAGCAACCCGGCGACTACTTCACCACCCTCACCAGCGACGACCACGAGGGCAAGTGGCGCGTGGTGTTCTTCTGGCCGAAGGACTTCACCTTTGTGTGCCCCACCGAGATCGCGGCGTTCGGCAAGCTCAACGACGAGTTCGAGGACCGCGACGCGCAGATCCTCGGAGTCTCGATCGACAGCGAATTCGTCCACTTCCAGTGGCGCGCACAGCACGAGGACCTCAAGCAGTTGCCGTTCCCGATGCTCTCGGACATCAAGCGGGAGCTGTCGCTGGCCACCGGCGTGCTCAACGGCGACGGCGTCGCAGACCGGGTGACCTTCATCGTCGACCCCAACAACGAAATCCAATTCGTTTCCGCGACCGCGGGTTCCGTGGGTCGAAACGTCGACGAGGTGCTGCGCGTGCTGGACGCGCTGCAATCCGATGAGCTGTGCGCCTGCAACTGGCGCAAGGGCGACCCGACGATCGACGCCGGTGAGCTGCTCAAGGCCTCGGCCTGA